A window from Cryptomeria japonica chromosome 1, Sugi_1.0, whole genome shotgun sequence encodes these proteins:
- the LOC131064468 gene encoding uncharacterized protein LOC131064468 — protein MAVRILSQPCSSSACERNWSVFEHIHSKKRNRLSQQRLNDLVFVHHNLRLKIRKAQGTIEECLPIDLDEIYPECELIAADDADDVDDDVDDDYVVADCPLVSEDFDIMRQANFRPEWVEGIRTGSYPGASSSGPPAL, from the exons atggcggtgcgtattttgagccaaccatgtagctcatcagcttgtgagcgtaattggagtgtgtttgaacacatacattctaagaaacgcaaccgcctatcacaacaacgactgaatgacttggtatttgttcatcacaacctccgcttgaagataaggaaagctcaag GAACTATTGAGGAATGCTTGCCAATTGACCTCGATGAGATATATCCAGAGTGCGAGTTGATTGCtgctgatgatgctgatgatgttgatgatgatgttgatgatgattatgttGTTGCTGATTGTCCGCTTGTgtctgaagattttgatatcatgaGGCAAGCCAACTTTCGTCCTGAATGGGTTGAAGGAATTAGGACAGGCTCTTACCCAGGAGCTTCATCATCAGGGCCTCCtgccctctag